Proteins co-encoded in one Ruegeria sp. YS9 genomic window:
- a CDS encoding sarcosine oxidase subunit delta, with product MLILNCPYCGVDAEETELAAGGEAHLKRFGPGSSDDEFHDYLFMRENPKGVHFERWRHANGCGKWFHAARCTQTLEVFGTYSAQVTEPPQDIKDAITAKRPGWTWREFS from the coding sequence ATGCTAATCCTGAATTGCCCCTATTGCGGCGTAGACGCCGAAGAAACCGAACTGGCTGCCGGCGGCGAAGCGCATCTGAAGCGTTTCGGCCCGGGCTCGTCCGATGACGAATTCCACGACTATCTGTTCATGCGTGAAAACCCGAAAGGTGTTCATTTTGAACGCTGGCGCCACGCCAATGGCTGCGGCAAGTGGTTCCACGCCGCGCGCTGCACGCAGACACTCGAAGTGTTCGGCACCTATTCCGCGCAGGTCACCGAGCCGCCGCAGGACATCAAGGATGCCATCACTGCCAAACGGCCCGGCTGGACGTGGAGAGAGTTCTCCTGA
- a CDS encoding sarcosine oxidase subunit beta family protein has translation MKHYSAFAVAREALRYHTGWERAWRSPEPKKRYDVIIVGAGGHGLATAYYLGKNYGIQNVAVIEKGWLGGGNTGRNTTIIRSNYLQDPSAAIYEKARSLYEDLSQELNYNIMFSPRGVIMLAQTQHEIRGYQRTAHANALQGVKTEWIGPERVKQLVPIINLDGPRYPVLGGLWQERGGTARHDAVAWGYARACSAMGMDIIQQCEVTGIRSDNGRVVGVDTTKGAIDCDKLGIVVAGHSGQLAEMAGFRLPLEAVALQALVSEPIKPCMDVVVMANTVHGYMSQSDKGEMVIGGGTDGFNNFTQRGSFHHIEETVRALVETFPMISRLKMLRQWGGIVDMTGDRSPILSKTPLQGCFINGGWGTGGFKAIPGSGWGMAQLMATGHSPLTEAFSMDRFKEGRFIDESVAAGVAH, from the coding sequence ATGAAACACTATTCAGCCTTTGCTGTGGCGCGGGAAGCTCTGCGCTATCACACCGGATGGGAGCGCGCCTGGCGCTCACCCGAACCCAAGAAGCGTTATGACGTCATCATCGTTGGTGCTGGCGGTCATGGTCTGGCGACCGCGTATTACCTTGGCAAGAACTATGGCATCCAGAATGTCGCGGTTATCGAAAAAGGCTGGCTGGGCGGCGGCAATACCGGCCGCAACACGACGATCATCCGTTCGAACTATCTGCAAGACCCGTCTGCCGCGATCTACGAGAAAGCGCGCAGCCTTTACGAGGACCTGAGCCAGGAGCTGAACTACAACATCATGTTCAGCCCGCGCGGTGTCATCATGCTGGCACAGACCCAGCACGAGATCCGCGGCTACCAGCGCACGGCCCATGCCAACGCGCTGCAAGGTGTAAAGACGGAATGGATCGGTCCCGAACGCGTCAAACAACTGGTGCCTATCATCAACCTGGACGGCCCCCGGTATCCGGTTCTGGGCGGCCTTTGGCAGGAACGCGGGGGCACGGCGCGCCACGACGCGGTGGCGTGGGGTTATGCGCGTGCCTGTTCGGCGATGGGTATGGACATCATCCAGCAATGCGAAGTCACCGGTATACGCTCGGATAACGGTCGCGTCGTCGGGGTCGACACCACCAAGGGTGCCATCGATTGTGACAAGCTGGGTATCGTCGTCGCGGGCCATTCGGGTCAGTTGGCCGAAATGGCGGGCTTCCGCCTGCCGCTGGAGGCCGTTGCCTTGCAGGCGCTGGTATCCGAGCCGATCAAACCCTGTATGGATGTGGTGGTGATGGCCAACACCGTGCACGGCTATATGTCACAATCCGACAAGGGCGAAATGGTGATCGGTGGCGGCACCGACGGGTTCAACAACTTCACGCAGCGCGGGTCGTTCCATCATATCGAGGAAACGGTGCGGGCGCTGGTCGAAACCTTCCCGATGATCTCGCGTCTGAAGATGCTGCGCCAGTGGGGTGGGATCGTGGACATGACAGGTGACCGCTCGCCCATCCTGTCGAAAACACCGCTACAGGGCTGCTTTATCAATGGCGGCTGGGGTACCGGTGGCTTCAAGGCGATTCCGGGTTCAGGCTGGGGGATGGCACAGTTGATGGCGACGGGTCATTCACCGCTGACCGAAGCCTTCTCGATGGACCGCTTCAAAGAAGGCCGCTTCATCGACGAAAGCGTCGCCGCCGGGGTGGCGCACTAG
- the ccmI gene encoding c-type cytochrome biogenesis protein CcmI: MTFWVLIFLVALLIAAFLSFTLLRKRRGDEPAAAYDLRVYREQLAGVDRDLARGVIGEADAERVRTEISRRILAADDQMKKEGAGAGPSRTVSALSILAISLLLIGGALAMYHRTGAVGLPDMPLTARLELAKEVRANRPSQSAAEELATPPQPAQLDESYANLLKQLRETVANRPDDLQGQMLLAQHETNAGNFKDGYTAQQKVIELSEDSATADTYADLAEMMILAAGGYVSPEAEQALIEALNRDPRHGPARYYWGQMLAQIGRPDLAYRMWVETLQDSPAGAPWAEAIRAQIDELAFRAGVFNAPDLSTAPGPSQEDMAAAAELSPEERQQMIQGMVDQLSDRLAAEGGSPEEWARLIAALGVLGQGQRAIDIRDEAMEVFAGDSEALQIIDAAALQAGIAQ; the protein is encoded by the coding sequence ATGACGTTCTGGGTTCTGATTTTTCTTGTCGCGCTGCTGATCGCAGCTTTTCTCAGCTTTACCCTGCTGCGCAAACGCCGTGGGGATGAACCCGCGGCCGCATACGATCTGCGGGTTTATCGCGAACAGTTGGCCGGTGTGGATCGGGATCTGGCGCGCGGGGTCATTGGCGAGGCCGACGCGGAACGGGTGCGCACGGAAATTTCCCGTCGCATTCTGGCCGCAGATGACCAGATGAAGAAAGAGGGCGCCGGCGCCGGGCCTTCTCGTACCGTTTCAGCGTTGTCGATCCTGGCCATCTCGCTGCTTCTGATCGGTGGCGCATTGGCGATGTATCATCGCACCGGGGCCGTCGGATTGCCCGATATGCCGCTGACCGCACGGTTGGAACTGGCCAAGGAAGTGCGCGCCAACCGGCCATCCCAAAGCGCCGCGGAAGAGCTGGCGACCCCGCCCCAACCTGCGCAGCTGGACGAAAGCTATGCGAACCTGCTGAAGCAGTTGCGTGAAACGGTTGCGAACCGGCCGGATGATTTGCAAGGCCAGATGTTGCTGGCGCAACACGAGACGAATGCGGGCAACTTCAAGGATGGGTACACCGCGCAGCAAAAGGTGATCGAGCTGTCCGAAGACAGCGCCACGGCTGATACCTATGCGGACCTGGCTGAAATGATGATTCTGGCCGCAGGTGGGTATGTCTCACCCGAAGCGGAACAGGCGCTGATCGAAGCGCTGAACCGTGACCCCCGTCACGGCCCGGCGCGCTATTATTGGGGGCAGATGCTGGCCCAGATCGGGCGGCCGGACCTTGCCTATCGCATGTGGGTCGAAACGTTGCAGGATTCCCCCGCAGGTGCGCCCTGGGCCGAAGCAATTCGGGCTCAGATCGACGAACTCGCCTTTCGGGCCGGCGTTTTCAATGCACCGGATTTGAGCACCGCACCCGGCCCCAGCCAGGAAGACATGGCCGCCGCCGCAGAGCTGAGCCCCGAAGAGCGGCAGCAGATGATTCAGGGCATGGTGGACCAGCTGTCTGATCGGCTGGCGGCAGAGGGCGGATCCCCCGAGGAATGGGCCCGCCTGATCGCGGCCTTGGGCGTTCTTGGCCAGGGTCAGCGCGCCATCGATATTCGCGATGAGGCCATGGAAGTCTTTGCCGGCGATTCAGAGGCGTTGCAGATCATCGATGCGGCGGCCCTTCAAGCCGGGATCGCTCAATGA
- the ruvX gene encoding Holliday junction resolvase RuvX yields the protein MIHDAIEEFAAALQPMSALMGLDLGEKTIGVAVSDRMRGVASPLETVRRKKFTLDSARLIEIVTDREIGGILLGLPKNMDGSEGPRCQSTRAFARNLSRLTDLPIGFWDERLSTVAAEKALLEADTTRKRRGQVIDHVAASYILQGALDRLRFL from the coding sequence ATGATCCATGACGCTATCGAAGAATTTGCAGCAGCCTTGCAACCGATGAGTGCCCTGATGGGGCTGGACCTTGGGGAAAAGACAATCGGCGTCGCCGTGTCCGACCGGATGCGCGGTGTCGCCAGCCCGCTGGAAACGGTACGGCGCAAGAAATTCACGCTCGATTCCGCGCGCCTGATCGAAATTGTCACCGATCGCGAGATCGGGGGCATCTTGCTGGGCCTGCCCAAGAACATGGATGGCAGCGAAGGACCAAGATGCCAGTCAACGCGGGCATTTGCGCGCAATTTGTCCCGCCTGACCGATCTGCCCATCGGGTTTTGGGACGAACGGCTCAGTACCGTTGCGGCAGAAAAAGCACTACTTGAGGCGGATACGACACGAAAACGTCGCGGACAGGTTATTGATCACGTTGCGGCCAGCTATATCTTGCAAGGCGCGCTGGACAGGCTGCGCTTTTTGTAA
- a CDS encoding DUF1289 domain-containing protein: MTSMVWKRNEVESPCVQICVVHPTERICTGCYRTIDEITRWSKMDSSERAEIMEDLPTRKPRLSKRRGGRAARINGS, encoded by the coding sequence ATGACAAGTATGGTTTGGAAAAGGAATGAGGTCGAAAGCCCTTGTGTCCAGATCTGTGTCGTTCACCCGACTGAACGCATCTGTACCGGCTGCTATCGCACGATTGACGAAATCACCCGTTGGTCCAAGATGGACAGCAGCGAACGCGCCGAAATCATGGAAGATCTACCAACCAGAAAGCCGCGCCTCAGCAAACGCCGAGGCGGGCGTGCAGCGCGCATAAACGGTTCCTGA
- a CDS encoding STAS/SEC14 domain-containing protein — MITVHTNSDGALIEVELSGQVTSADYADILVPAIEAALTEHDSVRLLAIVQPEFKGYDLGAAWSDTKLGLSHWRGFDRIAVVADQGWVQTSIRLAAPILPCPVQVFELAELEAARRWMRESLGSIHVTDLEGPCVQISLLGKLDPEEYKQAERDLDALLHDRSGFRLLIDLREFDGWQGLSALAAHFRLSSRHIGQLDRAAIVGDKSWQHMAQRVASHVLGTRTQFFPSEEIENAKTWLAAG, encoded by the coding sequence ATGATTACGGTCCATACGAATTCTGATGGTGCGTTGATTGAAGTCGAGTTGTCGGGGCAGGTCACCAGCGCCGACTACGCGGACATCTTGGTTCCTGCGATCGAAGCGGCGCTCACCGAACACGATTCCGTTCGGCTGCTGGCTATCGTGCAGCCGGAGTTCAAGGGGTATGATTTGGGTGCGGCCTGGTCCGACACCAAGCTGGGGCTCAGCCACTGGCGGGGGTTTGACCGGATCGCGGTTGTTGCCGATCAGGGCTGGGTGCAAACCAGCATCCGACTGGCGGCCCCGATCCTGCCGTGCCCGGTTCAGGTCTTTGAATTGGCCGAGCTTGAGGCCGCGCGCCGCTGGATGCGCGAGTCGCTGGGGTCCATTCACGTGACCGATCTTGAGGGCCCATGCGTGCAGATCAGCCTTTTGGGAAAACTGGACCCGGAGGAGTACAAGCAGGCCGAGCGCGACCTGGACGCTTTGTTGCATGACCGGTCCGGGTTTCGGTTGCTGATCGACCTGCGGGAATTTGATGGCTGGCAGGGGTTGTCCGCTCTTGCGGCACATTTTCGTCTGTCCAGCCGCCATATCGGGCAACTGGATCGCGCGGCCATCGTCGGGGACAAAAGCTGGCAGCACATGGCACAACGTGTCGCCAGTCATGTCTTGGGCACTCGGACTCAGTTCTTTCCGTCCGAGGAAATCGAAAACGCCAAAACCTGGTTGGCCGCCGGGTAA
- a CDS encoding sulfite exporter TauE/SafE family protein: MPETMLLAQMLGLLLVIGALAGVLAGLLGVGGGIVLVPAFFYAFQTLGYGGPQLMQLCLATSLATIIVTSVRSVLAHNKKGAVDWDILRGWGPGIVVGAIIGVLVASALRTEALQALFGILGMVIGAYLGLGRSEWRLGDVMPGGLKRAILSPAVGFLSVLMGIGGGSFGVPLMSLYNTPIHRAVATAAGFGVIIAVPSVIGFLFLDIAPEHRPPLTIGAVNLVAFGIVVAMTMITAPWGVKLAHAMDPKPLKRVFAVFLTLVALNMLRKAVGL, encoded by the coding sequence ATGCCCGAGACGATGTTGCTGGCCCAGATGCTGGGCCTTTTGCTTGTGATCGGAGCGCTGGCCGGCGTACTTGCCGGATTGCTGGGGGTCGGCGGTGGAATCGTCTTGGTGCCCGCCTTTTTCTATGCGTTTCAAACTCTTGGCTACGGCGGTCCGCAGTTGATGCAACTGTGTCTGGCCACGTCGCTGGCAACGATCATCGTGACGTCGGTCCGATCCGTTCTTGCGCACAACAAGAAGGGTGCGGTGGATTGGGATATCCTGCGCGGTTGGGGCCCGGGGATCGTCGTCGGTGCGATCATCGGGGTTCTGGTTGCCTCGGCCCTGCGCACCGAGGCCTTGCAGGCACTGTTTGGCATATTGGGAATGGTGATCGGGGCCTATCTGGGGCTGGGTCGTTCGGAATGGCGGCTGGGTGATGTCATGCCCGGTGGGTTGAAGCGGGCCATCCTGTCTCCTGCGGTCGGGTTTCTTTCGGTTCTGATGGGAATAGGCGGCGGCAGTTTTGGTGTGCCGCTGATGAGCCTGTACAACACGCCGATCCACCGCGCCGTTGCAACCGCCGCCGGGTTTGGTGTGATCATCGCCGTCCCCTCGGTCATCGGTTTTTTGTTTCTGGATATCGCACCGGAACACCGGCCTCCGCTGACCATTGGGGCGGTCAATCTGGTGGCCTTCGGTATCGTCGTGGCAATGACGATGATCACCGCGCCCTGGGGGGTGAAGCTGGCCCATGCGATGGATCCGAAACCCTTGAAGCGCGTGTTCGCCGTGTTCCTTACGCTGGTGGCGCTCAATATGCTGCGCAAGGCGGTGGGTTTGTGA
- the dusA gene encoding tRNA dihydrouridine(20/20a) synthase DusA: MMDWTDRHCRYFHRLLSAETLLYTEMVTAPALVRGGAVHLLDHSPEEHPVALQLGGSDPEELAQAARLGAEAGYDEINLNCGCPSDRVQSGTFGAVLMKDPARVADCVTAMREAVNVDVTVKCRIGVDDQEPQEVLPAFLGHISAAGCQRVTIHARKAWLQGLSPKENRDIPPLDYDLVHRMKDEFSDLHISINGGINTLDEAASHLEAGLDGVMIGRAAYHQPGDVLSDAGRRIFGTGKTRDPFEIVQHMVPYVERHLANGGRLHQITRHMLGLFAGRPGARAWRRALSEGAVQDGAGPEVMLRALDQVAPMAEV; encoded by the coding sequence ATGATGGATTGGACAGATCGCCACTGTCGCTATTTTCATCGGCTGCTCAGCGCGGAAACGTTGCTGTATACCGAGATGGTGACAGCGCCGGCGCTGGTGCGGGGCGGGGCGGTGCATCTGTTGGACCATTCTCCTGAAGAACACCCGGTTGCTTTGCAACTCGGCGGCTCTGACCCGGAAGAACTGGCACAGGCCGCGCGTTTGGGGGCTGAGGCCGGGTATGATGAGATCAATCTGAACTGCGGCTGCCCGTCGGATCGTGTTCAATCCGGCACTTTCGGCGCGGTTTTGATGAAAGACCCGGCCCGCGTTGCCGACTGCGTGACTGCCATGCGCGAAGCGGTGAACGTGGACGTCACCGTTAAATGCCGCATCGGGGTCGATGACCAAGAGCCCCAAGAAGTATTGCCCGCATTTCTTGGGCACATCAGCGCGGCAGGGTGCCAAAGGGTGACGATCCATGCCCGCAAGGCGTGGTTGCAGGGGCTGAGCCCCAAGGAAAACCGGGATATTCCGCCTTTGGACTATGACCTTGTGCATCGGATGAAGGATGAGTTTTCGGATCTTCACATATCGATCAATGGCGGCATCAACACGCTGGACGAGGCAGCCTCTCATCTGGAAGCCGGTCTTGATGGCGTGATGATCGGTCGGGCCGCATACCATCAGCCGGGCGATGTCCTGTCGGATGCTGGCCGACGCATCTTTGGTACCGGAAAAACGCGTGATCCGTTCGAGATCGTTCAACACATGGTGCCTTATGTAGAAAGGCACCTTGCCAATGGCGGTCGTTTGCACCAGATCACGCGTCATATGTTGGGCCTTTTCGCGGGTCGTCCCGGAGCCCGCGCATGGCGGCGCGCCTTGTCGGAAGGGGCCGTGCAGGATGGGGCCGGACCCGAGGTGATGCTGCGGGCGCTGGATCAAGTGGCGCCTATGGCAGAAGTTTAA
- a CDS encoding TetR/AcrR family transcriptional regulator — MNECSAHNASKRAQIIEAAVAEFQEKGFAAASMDRISARAEVSKRTLYKYFESKENLFRSIVVELSSRFAEVLEIRYEKGRDIRTQLTELAWAEGRILMRPDVIAMARMVISETLRNPTLAAEAQGKLDKTATFIAMLKDAAEDGQLRIDDPERAGREFIGLIKARAFWPLLFTGGALGEAEMTETIESSVQMVMSRYAV; from the coding sequence ATGAACGAATGCAGCGCACATAATGCGTCCAAGCGCGCACAGATCATCGAAGCTGCAGTGGCCGAGTTCCAGGAAAAGGGCTTTGCGGCGGCCAGTATGGACCGCATTTCAGCACGGGCCGAAGTGTCCAAGCGTACGTTGTACAAGTACTTTGAAAGTAAAGAGAACCTGTTCCGCTCCATCGTGGTCGAATTGTCCAGTCGCTTTGCTGAAGTGCTGGAAATCCGGTATGAAAAAGGTCGCGATATTCGTACGCAACTGACCGAACTGGCCTGGGCCGAAGGGCGCATTCTGATGCGGCCCGATGTTATTGCGATGGCCCGGATGGTGATCAGCGAAACCTTGCGCAACCCGACGCTTGCGGCGGAAGCTCAGGGCAAGCTGGACAAGACGGCGACGTTCATTGCCATGCTCAAGGATGCGGCAGAGGATGGGCAGCTTCGGATCGATGACCCGGAACGGGCCGGGCGCGAATTCATTGGCCTGATCAAGGCGCGCGCCTTCTGGCCGCTGCTGTTTACGGGTGGGGCGCTTGGCGAAGCCGAGATGACGGAAACGATCGAAAGCAGTGTCCAGATGGTGATGAGCCGATATGCTGTCTGA
- a CDS encoding (2Fe-2S)-binding protein produces the protein MALTLNLNGTTHEVDAEPGTPLLWVIRDELKLTGTKFGCGVASCGACTVHLNGEPVRSCQTFIEDVDGAEVTTIEAVGDDRIGAAIQQAWVELDVVQCGYCQSGQVMSAVGLLSENPKPSAQEIDEYMSGNACRCATYQRIRAGIQRASEILEA, from the coding sequence ATGGCTCTTACACTGAACCTGAACGGCACGACCCACGAGGTTGATGCCGAACCCGGAACGCCTCTTCTCTGGGTGATCCGAGACGAACTGAAACTGACCGGCACGAAATTCGGCTGTGGCGTTGCATCCTGCGGGGCCTGCACCGTGCATCTGAACGGTGAACCCGTCCGTTCGTGCCAGACTTTCATTGAAGACGTCGACGGCGCCGAAGTCACGACCATCGAAGCTGTCGGTGACGACAGGATCGGCGCTGCCATACAACAGGCCTGGGTCGAGCTGGATGTCGTCCAGTGCGGCTACTGCCAGTCGGGTCAGGTGATGTCGGCTGTCGGGCTGCTGTCCGAGAACCCGAAACCGTCGGCTCAGGAGATTGACGAGTACATGTCCGGCAATGCCTGCCGCTGCGCCACCTATCAACGCATCCGCGCCGGTATCCAGCGCGCGTCTGAAATTCTGGAGGCCTGA